One Bdellovibrionota bacterium DNA window includes the following coding sequences:
- a CDS encoding glycoside hydrolase family 57 protein, whose translation MKPIQLCFLWHMHQPQYRTRGRKSCFLPWVRLHAVRGYYDMVRALEDFPKIRATFNLVPAMLEQIEAYNQGESDAFLDILTGAGEEYDDGERQFLFDHFFSAQADQMIRVIPHYGELLARKNQLRVTRGMADAWRDFTASEYADLRLLFDLAWFGFKARDDFPVIDRLRQQGTSFSASDISEIVEAEKTILNRMIPLYRDTQARGQIEISCSPYAHPILSLLIDSDSAREAIPHATLPPPFRHPGDARRQVVEALEFMEKRFGKRPQGIWPSEGSVSQDTAALLAECGIRWAASDEEVLARSQREGPSNPHQIWESSAGSQTLSLLFRDRDLSDRISFNYARRAPEEAAHDFVQTLIGRCELASDGSPTVLVALDGENPWEHFPNAGADFIRHLYAEISKQPVIQCVTIGEAVERATTRPKIRRLHAGSWIYGNFGTWIGGPEKNRAWSILERVRSELEPFLNDASVSDAKRAKAWASLRSAEGSDWFWWLDGQFVSTYRAQFDETFRAHLTDAYEALEKTPPDFLTWFVPAAQHREEGAAREPFQWLSPRVDGFESDLFEWFGALKLPWSALSSAGAMYETWRPIRSLHLGFSEGGDFLLRLDPVEYPATDALRNLQLELAFRIDEAARTIRIRFSEAGDLLKAELVVNGSRMRTGTKAVSRKIVEISLPCEEIGLLPGKSAVLRVTIESGARETALREVVLTMPDQTSLLASEGTP comes from the coding sequence ATGAAGCCGATTCAACTCTGTTTTCTCTGGCACATGCATCAGCCGCAATACCGGACGCGGGGCCGAAAGAGCTGTTTCCTGCCGTGGGTTCGCCTGCACGCGGTCCGAGGCTATTACGACATGGTCCGCGCGCTCGAGGATTTTCCGAAGATCCGGGCGACGTTCAACCTCGTCCCAGCAATGTTGGAGCAAATCGAAGCTTACAACCAAGGGGAGAGCGACGCTTTCTTGGATATCCTGACTGGAGCCGGCGAAGAATACGACGACGGTGAACGGCAGTTCTTGTTCGACCATTTCTTTTCCGCCCAGGCCGATCAGATGATCCGGGTTATCCCCCACTACGGCGAATTGCTGGCGCGAAAGAATCAACTCCGCGTCACGCGGGGAATGGCCGATGCATGGCGCGATTTTACCGCGAGCGAATACGCCGATCTTCGCCTCCTGTTCGATCTCGCCTGGTTCGGCTTCAAAGCCCGCGACGACTTTCCCGTCATTGACCGCCTGCGCCAGCAAGGAACCTCCTTCTCGGCCTCGGACATTTCCGAAATCGTGGAAGCCGAAAAGACGATCTTGAATCGGATGATCCCGCTCTACCGGGACACCCAGGCGCGCGGCCAGATCGAGATTTCCTGCTCGCCGTACGCGCACCCCATTCTTTCTCTGTTGATCGACAGCGATTCGGCGCGCGAGGCGATCCCGCATGCGACCCTTCCGCCACCGTTCCGGCATCCCGGGGACGCCCGCCGCCAAGTGGTCGAAGCCCTGGAATTCATGGAAAAGAGATTCGGAAAACGGCCACAAGGAATATGGCCCTCGGAAGGATCGGTCAGCCAGGATACCGCTGCGTTGTTGGCCGAGTGTGGAATCCGATGGGCGGCCAGTGACGAAGAAGTTCTGGCCCGTTCGCAACGCGAGGGACCGTCGAATCCGCACCAGATCTGGGAGAGTTCCGCCGGTTCGCAGACGTTATCCTTGTTATTCCGCGACCGGGACCTTTCGGACCGAATTAGTTTCAATTACGCCCGCCGTGCGCCGGAGGAAGCGGCCCACGACTTCGTTCAAACCTTGATCGGCCGTTGCGAGCTCGCATCCGACGGGTCCCCGACGGTCTTGGTCGCACTCGACGGCGAAAACCCCTGGGAGCATTTTCCAAACGCGGGCGCGGATTTCATTCGCCACCTCTACGCGGAGATCTCAAAACAGCCGGTGATCCAGTGCGTAACCATCGGCGAAGCCGTCGAACGCGCCACGACACGTCCGAAGATCCGCCGCCTTCACGCGGGAAGTTGGATCTACGGCAATTTCGGGACCTGGATCGGAGGGCCCGAAAAGAATCGCGCCTGGAGCATCTTGGAGCGTGTCCGGTCGGAGCTTGAACCTTTTCTGAACGATGCCTCCGTATCGGATGCGAAACGAGCAAAAGCCTGGGCCTCACTTCGCTCCGCGGAAGGGAGCGACTGGTTTTGGTGGCTCGACGGGCAGTTCGTCAGCACGTACCGGGCGCAGTTCGACGAGACGTTCCGAGCCCATCTGACCGACGCTTACGAGGCGCTTGAAAAAACGCCGCCCGATTTCCTCACCTGGTTTGTCCCGGCAGCCCAACATCGGGAAGAGGGGGCGGCCCGGGAACCGTTCCAATGGCTGTCGCCGCGGGTCGACGGATTCGAATCGGATCTGTTCGAATGGTTCGGGGCGCTCAAACTACCCTGGTCGGCGCTCAGCTCGGCCGGTGCGATGTATGAAACATGGCGGCCGATTCGCTCCCTTCATTTGGGTTTTTCGGAAGGAGGAGATTTTCTTCTTCGCCTCGACCCGGTCGAATATCCGGCCACCGACGCACTTCGAAACCTCCAGTTGGAGCTGGCATTCCGCATCGATGAAGCGGCCCGAACGATCCGAATTCGCTTTTCCGAAGCGGGCGACCTTTTGAAAGCTGAGCTGGTCGTCAACGGCAGCCGGATGCGGACCGGGACGAAAGCGGTCAGCCGGAAGATCGTCGAGATCTCCCTCCCGTGCGAGGAAATCGGCTTGCTTCCGGGCAAGTCGGCCGTGCTGCGCGTGACGATTGAGTCGGGAGCGCGGGAGACGGCGCTTCGGGAAGTGGTCCTCACGATGCCGGATCAGACTTCGCTCTTGGCCTCGGAAGGGACCCCGTGA
- the glgC gene encoding glucose-1-phosphate adenylyltransferase yields MTVPAHGVLAVVLAGGEGKRLWPLSRRRAKPAIPFGGQYRVIDFVMTNLIHSNLFRIHVLTQYQSYSLIRHLSRGWSFSSHLGQYCEIIPATSGEGRGWYLGSADALFQNLGHMVQGRPKMIVILGADHIYRMDIRQMIDEHVESGADASIAVVPQPREEAHRFGCIQTDEKMRVVHFLEKPSVPPPFAAEPKKSLASMGNYIFNFDVLREVLQADHEDPQSRHDIGGDVLVKWFDRLHVRAYNYMNNRIPGVAEAERGYWRDVGTIEAYWKASMDLVEVSPVFNLYNDEWPILTARSDEPPAKFVFADKDTNRIGIATDSLVASGCIVSGGQINRSVLSPRVRVNSYSDVDECVLFDSVDIGRRCKIRRTIIDKEVHVPPDTRIGFDEEEDLARGIVVDECGVRVVPRDIVFTSV; encoded by the coding sequence GTGACGGTTCCGGCTCACGGCGTTCTCGCCGTCGTCCTGGCGGGCGGGGAAGGGAAACGGCTCTGGCCGCTCAGCCGCCGGCGCGCGAAGCCGGCGATCCCTTTCGGCGGTCAGTACCGCGTGATCGACTTTGTCATGACCAACTTGATTCATTCGAACCTTTTCCGGATCCACGTCTTGACGCAATATCAGTCGTATTCGCTGATCCGCCACCTCTCCCGCGGCTGGAGTTTTTCATCCCATCTCGGCCAGTATTGCGAAATCATCCCCGCTACGTCGGGAGAGGGGCGGGGATGGTATCTCGGCTCCGCCGACGCGCTCTTTCAAAACCTGGGTCACATGGTTCAGGGGCGGCCGAAGATGATCGTGATTCTGGGAGCCGATCACATCTACCGGATGGATATCCGCCAGATGATCGACGAACATGTGGAAAGCGGCGCCGATGCCAGTATCGCGGTCGTTCCCCAGCCGCGGGAAGAAGCGCATCGCTTCGGTTGCATTCAAACGGATGAAAAAATGCGCGTCGTTCATTTCCTGGAAAAACCGAGCGTGCCGCCCCCCTTCGCAGCCGAGCCGAAGAAGTCTCTGGCGTCGATGGGAAATTACATTTTCAATTTCGACGTCCTGCGCGAGGTGTTACAGGCCGACCATGAGGATCCGCAAAGCCGGCACGACATCGGCGGCGATGTCCTCGTGAAATGGTTCGACCGTCTCCACGTTCGCGCCTACAACTATATGAACAACCGCATACCGGGCGTCGCCGAAGCCGAGCGGGGTTACTGGAGAGACGTCGGGACGATCGAGGCCTATTGGAAAGCCTCGATGGACCTGGTGGAAGTCTCTCCGGTGTTCAACCTCTATAATGATGAGTGGCCGATCCTGACGGCGCGGTCGGACGAACCTCCGGCAAAATTCGTGTTTGCCGATAAGGATACGAATCGTATCGGAATCGCCACGGACTCCTTGGTTGCGAGCGGCTGCATCGTTTCCGGCGGTCAAATCAACCGGAGTGTTTTAAGTCCGCGCGTTCGCGTGAATTCCTATTCCGATGTGGACGAATGCGTACTTTTCGACAGCGTGGACATCGGGCGGCGATGCAAAATCCGGCGGACGATCATCGATAAGGAGGTGCATGTGCCGCCGGACACACGGATCGGCTTTGACGAAGAAGAGGATCTGGCCCGGGGAATCGTCGTGGATGAATGCGGCGTCCGCGTGGTTCCGCGGGACATCGTATTCACGAGCGTATGA
- a CDS encoding 1,4-alpha-glucan branching protein domain-containing protein, whose translation PKLGGPSHATLMMVHPRLLHLHWMLSDAEWDRVNRSLGPAELRLEVSDGVGPFVEVGRQSFDFRVSNWYLPNTHVDCLLKIRLGLMRENRFDEILVTNQLRIPRENPGVGPEVWMNLNEMRNDPGLVTELHPHRADWSPKDSVNAGYRFPPLPIGMPRVRVLPSARARLKPGETRSYLSLVLHSHIPFIRHPEREYFLEEHWLFEAITETYLPILEVLERLDRDSVPGCVTISLSPTLVAMLRDDVLVGKYERFLNRMCELADKEADRTANDPAFQEISKFYRDRIRTYRHLFRDVYRRDLVSAFISLEERGRVEVITCAATHGFLPQFQNAPSAVRAQIRLAISEHERHFGRKPKGFWLPECAYFEGLDRFLAEAGIEYFFVDAHALKFASSSPRLGIHAPIFCPSGVAAFARDEETTVQVWSAQLGYPGDPAYRDFYRDIGFDLDFSYVAPYLDPAGIRGMTGFKYYRITGKTDRKEPYRRDWALGAAESHAEDFVANRSRQADWLASQISRKPLVVSMYDAELFGHWWFEGPDWLEAVLRKLPTRGISALSPSQYLELYPIGQVAEPAGSSWGEKGYFEVWLNSANDWIQPYLHDCARRMIELSRKYDRPTPTEKRFLAQTARELLLAQASDWPFILRTGTSTVYARRRIHEHLHRFDRLASQLERRSFDEGFLHNTEAQDNLFPNVDYRLWREA comes from the coding sequence TCCTAAACTTGGCGGGCCCTCCCACGCCACTCTTATGATGGTTCATCCCCGACTCCTTCACCTGCATTGGATGCTTTCGGATGCGGAATGGGACCGCGTCAACCGGAGCCTCGGACCGGCCGAGCTTCGTCTGGAAGTTTCCGACGGCGTCGGCCCTTTTGTGGAGGTGGGACGTCAGAGTTTCGATTTCCGCGTATCCAATTGGTACCTGCCGAACACCCACGTGGATTGCCTGCTCAAGATTCGGCTGGGATTGATGCGAGAAAACCGGTTCGACGAAATCCTGGTGACTAATCAGCTCCGGATTCCGCGCGAAAATCCGGGCGTGGGGCCTGAAGTCTGGATGAATCTAAACGAAATGCGGAACGATCCGGGTTTGGTCACCGAGCTCCATCCTCATCGGGCCGACTGGAGCCCCAAGGATTCCGTAAACGCCGGATACCGTTTTCCGCCGCTCCCGATCGGAATGCCAAGAGTACGCGTTCTTCCGTCGGCCCGGGCAAGATTGAAGCCGGGGGAGACGAGAAGTTACCTGTCGCTCGTCCTCCATTCCCACATTCCGTTCATTCGCCATCCGGAGCGGGAATACTTTTTGGAGGAACATTGGCTCTTCGAGGCGATCACGGAGACCTATCTCCCGATTCTTGAAGTACTGGAGCGGCTGGATCGAGACTCCGTGCCGGGCTGTGTGACAATCTCACTCAGCCCGACGCTGGTGGCGATGCTTCGGGATGACGTGTTGGTCGGAAAGTACGAACGTTTCTTGAACCGGATGTGCGAGTTGGCCGACAAAGAGGCGGATCGGACGGCGAACGATCCGGCTTTTCAAGAGATCTCTAAGTTTTATCGCGACCGGATTCGGACCTACCGACATCTCTTCCGCGACGTGTACCGCCGCGATCTTGTCTCCGCCTTTATCTCGCTGGAAGAGAGAGGAAGGGTGGAAGTCATCACCTGCGCGGCGACGCATGGGTTTCTGCCTCAATTTCAAAACGCCCCGTCGGCCGTGCGAGCGCAGATCCGTCTGGCGATTTCCGAACATGAGCGGCATTTCGGACGAAAGCCGAAAGGATTTTGGCTTCCCGAGTGTGCCTACTTCGAAGGACTGGACCGGTTTTTAGCCGAAGCCGGAATCGAATATTTCTTCGTCGATGCGCACGCGCTGAAGTTCGCATCCTCTTCTCCGCGGCTCGGAATTCATGCGCCGATCTTTTGCCCCAGCGGCGTGGCGGCGTTTGCGCGGGACGAAGAGACGACCGTCCAGGTTTGGAGCGCGCAGCTCGGGTATCCCGGCGATCCCGCCTATCGCGACTTCTACCGCGATATCGGATTCGACCTCGATTTTTCGTACGTGGCGCCCTACCTCGATCCGGCCGGCATCCGGGGAATGACCGGATTCAAATACTACCGAATCACCGGAAAGACCGACCGTAAAGAGCCGTATCGCCGCGATTGGGCGCTCGGCGCGGCGGAATCGCACGCGGAGGATTTTGTCGCGAATCGGTCCCGCCAGGCCGACTGGCTTGCCAGCCAGATTTCGCGGAAGCCGCTGGTCGTTTCGATGTACGACGCCGAGCTGTTCGGTCATTGGTGGTTTGAAGGCCCCGATTGGCTGGAGGCGGTATTGCGGAAACTCCCCACCCGCGGGATCTCGGCGCTTTCTCCATCGCAGTACTTGGAGCTCTACCCGATCGGCCAAGTGGCCGAGCCGGCCGGATCCAGCTGGGGAGAAAAAGGATACTTCGAAGTCTGGCTCAACAGCGCCAACGACTGGATCCAGCCCTATTTGCATGATTGCGCCCGCCGGATGATTGAACTCTCCCGGAAATACGACCGGCCGACGCCGACCGAAAAGCGATTCTTGGCCCAGACGGCGCGGGAGCTGTTGCTCGCACAAGCTTCGGACTGGCCGTTTATTTTGCGGACGGGGACATCCACCGTTTACGCGCGCCGGCGGATTCACGAACATCTGCATCGTTTCGACCGGTTGGCGTCCCAATTGGAACGGCGGTCATTCGACGAAGGCTTTCTCCATAATACAGAGGCGCAGGACAACCTTTTCCCGAACGTCGACTACCGGCTTTGGAGGGAGGCGTGA